In Cydia strobilella chromosome 6, ilCydStro3.1, whole genome shotgun sequence, one DNA window encodes the following:
- the LOC134742322 gene encoding uncharacterized protein LOC134742322, whose protein sequence is MTERQYAYRAGRATIDLVCEVMWRVLSAREAGQHVALLCCDLSRAFDTADHQLIADKLSFYGIRGPALSLLTSFMSDRSQVVVAESGRLKSSEMTNAMGVPQGSCLSNTLSSLLLNDLPPAIHDAEIYMYADDVATIVTAPTTGELELKLNSVVRRLELWFRLNGLALNRDKTCFLSFQLNGSAPSAYLVTADQTTLQMVQSTKLLGFQIDSGLTWDQHIDEICSRLGRACFALRRLASTASRSVVLSCYFATVHSLITYGVELWARAADAERVFRMQKRAIRAIAGVPEDASCRELFKELNILPLTCEHIFQVALFTHKNYHAFRQRGVNESRAMRSNKLAHLLVTPAHKLSKSVRSVYISGPSVYNRLPDVIKKDATSTVVFKSRLRKWLLSHTFYSISEFYELPNI, encoded by the coding sequence ATGACGGAGAGACAATACGCATATAGGGCCGGGCGCGCCACCATCGACCTGGTGTGCGAAGTGATGTGGCGCGTGCTGAGCGCGCGCGAAGCTGGCCAGCACGTAGCGCTGCTATGCTGCGACCTCTCGCGCGCGTTCGACACCGCCGACCACCAGCTTATAGCCGACAAACTGAGCTTCTATGGTATTCGAGGTCCGGCCCTGTCCCTGCTAACATCGTTCATGTCCGACCGCTCGCAAGTCGTTGTCGCTGAAAGCGGAAGGCTCAAATCATCTGAGATGACGAATGCGATGGGTGTACCACAGGGCTCGTGCCTGTCGAACACACTGTCCAGCTTGCTGCTCAACGACCTGCCCCCCGCAATACATGACGCGGAGATATATATGTACGCTGACGACGTGGCCACCATAGTCACTGCGCCGACCACAGGAGAACTGGAGCTAAAATTAAACTCCGTAGTTCGGAGGCTCGAGTTGTGGTTCCGACTGAACGGATTAGCATTAAATAGAGATAAGACATGTTTCCTCTCATTCCAGCTCAACGGCTCGGCACCATCGGCGTACCTAGTCACTGCTGACCAAACCACCCTGCAGATGGTCCAATCGACTAAACTACTAGGCTTCCAAATAGATAGCGGCCTCACTTGGGACCAGCATATCGATGAGATCTGCTCCAGGCTCGGCCGCGCATGCTTTGCACTCCGTCGCCTCGCAAGCACCGCGTCTCGCAGCGTCGTATTATCGTGCTACTTCGCGACAGTCCATAGCCTCATCACCTACGGCGTGGAGCTGTGGGCGCGGGCGGCTGACGCCGAGCGAGTCTTCAGGATGCAGAAGCGGGCGATACGAGCCATCGCGGGTGTGCCCGAGGACGCGTCGTGCAGAGAGTTGTTCaaagaattaaatattttgcctCTTACCTGTGAGCACATCTTCCAAGTAGCtctcttcacacataaaaattaCCATGCGTTTAGGCAACGAGGTGTGAACGAATCCCGCGCGATGCGTAGCAATAAGCTTGCCCATCTCCTCGTCACCCCCGCTCATAAACTCAGTAAGTCAGTAAGGTCGGTATACATCTCGGGCCCGTCGGTGTATAACAGACTGCCTgacgtaataaaaaaagatgCAACTTCTACGGTAGTCTTCAAGTCTAGATTACGCAAGTGGCTTCTTAGTCACACCTTTTACTCCATAAGCGAGTTCTATGAACTGCctaatatataa